The genomic stretch AGCCTCGAGGAAAACCTCGACAACCTGCGCGAGACCATCGAAGCCACTGTCGCTGCCGGCAAGCAGGCGCTGGTCGATTGCGAGCACTTTTTCGACGGCTACAAATCCGACCCCGACTATGCCTTGCGCTTCGTCCGCACCGCGCTCGACGCGGGGGCCCGCTGGGTGGTGCTGTGCGACACCAATGGTGGCACCATGCCGTCCGAGGTCACCGAGATCGTCACCGAAGTCAGCAAGGTGGTGCCCGGCGATCATCTCGGCATCCATGCCCACGACGACACCGGCCAGGCGGTCGCCAACACCCTTGCCGCCGTCGCCGCCGGTGTCCGCCAGATCCAGGGCACGCTCAACGGCATCGGCGAGCGCTGCGGCAATGCCAACCTCGTCACCATCATTCCGACGCTGGCGCTGAAGCCCGGCTTCGCCGAGCGCTTCGAGATCGGCGTTTCCAGCGAGCAACTGGCCGACCTCACCTCGATCTCGCGGGCCTTCGACGAGCTGCTCAATCGCGCCCCGGCCCGGCAATCGCCCTATGTCGGCACCTCTGCCTTCGCCACCAAGGCCGGCATCCACGCTTCGGCGCTGGCCAAGGATTTCTCGACCTACGAGCACGTGCCGCCGGAGCTTGTCGGCAATGAACGCAACATCATGGTCAGCCAGCAGGCCGGCAAGTCCAACCTGCTTGCGGCGCTGAAGCGGCATGGCATCGAGCTGGGCAAGGACGATCCGCGGCTCGAGCGCTTGCTGCGCACCGTCAAGGAGCGGGAGGCTCGCGGTTATTCCTACGACGGCGCCGATGCGTCGTTCTTCATCCTGGCGCACGGCGTGCTCGGCACGTTGCCGGAGTTCTTCGACGTGGAGAGCTACCGCACCAGCGTCGAGCGCCGCCACAATGCGCGTGGCGAGCAGGTGGTCGTCACCGAGGCGGTGGTGAAGATCCGGATCGGCGACGATTTGCTGATGTCGGTGGCCGAAGGCAACGGCCCGGTCAACGCGCTCGATCTCGCCATGCGCAAGGACCTGGGGGTTTTCTCCGCCCGCATCGCCGATCTCGAACTGGTCGATTTCAAGGTGCGTATCCTCGACGGCGGCACGGGCGCGGTCACCCGTGTACTGGTCGAAAGCCGCGACGGCACTGGCGAGCGCTGGTACACCATCGGAGTCAACACCAACATCATCGACGCCTCATTTGAGGCGCTTTACGAGTCGATTACCTATAAGTTGATGAAATCAGAGGCAGCCTGAGACGCCGGAGCGGTTGGGACAGGTTGCCCGCGTTCCCGGAGGCCCCGCTGCGCCCGACCGACGACCGCCGTACTTTGCTGCTCGCCCTTGGCGCCGCCGGGGTGACACTGGCTGTTGCCTTGGGCATTGTCGGGCTGCCTGCAGTCAACGCCTGTTCGACCGATCCGCGCGGCGTGGTCACCTGTCTGCGCGACATGGCCGACCGCAAGTTCGACCTCCCCGGACGGATACCGGGCCGGGTCGCCGACAAAGTCCCGGCCGACGCCATCCCCGGCGACCCCCCGGTGCCGCCGCCTCTCGATGTTGCAGAGATTCAACCTCCGGCGGCGGCCCCAGGACCGTCCGCTACTCCGTCGACTGCCTCGCCCGACCTGCCGGCGGAGGCCGCGCCTGCGCCGTCCGCCGATCCGTCTGCGGTCGATGCGGCTCGGCCCACGGTGGCGGCCCAAGTCCCCGGTTACGCCGTTCCGGCGTCGCCCGTGCCTGCATCTGGGGCGATCGAGCCTGTCCCGGCGGCCGATACCGCATTGAGTTGGGGCGCAGCCCCCACACCGGAACATGACGTTACTCGGGACGAGTCCGCTGCCCGCCCCGACAGGTTTGCGGTGGAACGCGGCTTGTCCGTTGAGGACGAGACGCCCGCTCTCGAAGCGGCAGTGCCCGCCTCGCCGCTTGCCGAAGAGCCGGCTGACGCGCCGGAGGCGGGCCCTGGCGCCGCGCCTGAGCTTGCCGTGCCTGCCGCCGGCGCCCCTGCCGGAGCGCCGTTGGTTGTCGCCAACGCCGAACCGGCGACCGCCCAACCACCTCCGCCGACCATCGCCGCACCGGTCGTCCTGGCTCCCACCATCGACGCCATCGAACTCGACGGCAGCAAGAGTTTCGTTTCGGGATCTGGCCCGGCCGGTGCATTGATGCGCCTTTACGCCGACGGCCGACTGATCGGCGAAAGCCCGGTGGAAGAGGGGCGCTGGCTGGTCGAGGGCAGCAACCTACTCGATAATCCGCGGCGCGAGCTGCGTGTCGAAGCCATCGAACCCGACACCGGCAAGCTGCTGGGTGTTGCCGCCATCACCGTCGAGATCGAGCTGCCCGATGGTGGCGCCCCACCCGACGAGCGGCCCGAACAGACGCCGGAGCTTGGCAGCGGCGTCGCCCCGGCGCCGCAGGCCGATCCCGCGCCGCCGGTGGCCACTTCGCCGCCTGAGCCGGCGCAGCCGCCTGCCACCGCCACTCCTCCCGATGCGTCGGCAGTCGCCGACAGCGCGCCGGCAGCGGAACCGGGCGATCAGCCGCTGCTTGTGGAGGAGCCGGAGGCGGAGCCCGAGGTCGCCCCCATCGAACCCGACTTGCCCCCCGCGCCGCTGCCGCCATTGGACAGCGTGCTGCCGCAAGGCGAGTCCGCTTCGGTCGAAATTCTCGCTCCCTCGACGCTGCAACCGACCACGTTGCCATCCCCGACCGGTACCGAGCAGCCGTCGACGATTACCCTGCCGGCACCCGAGGCCCCGGCGCTGATCGCACAGTTCGACGCCCCCGAAGCTGCGCCGACCGTCGCCGCCGGCCAGCCGGTCACCATCCTGCGCCTCTTGCCGTTCGGCGATCCGGATGAGGGGCGCTACAATGTCGGCAAGGCCATCATCCGGCGTGGCGATACATTGTGGAGCATTGCCCGCCGCTACTACGGCCATGGCATCCACTACCGCACCATCTTCCACGCCAATCGCGAGCTGATCCGGCGTCCATCGCGCATCTTTCCCGGCCAGATCTTCGAGCTGCCGCTGGTGACCGACGACTGAGGGCACGGCCCGCCAATCCCTGACAGCGTCGTGCCGCGAATCCGGTTCAACTGCCCAGTCAGGCAGGTGGTTTCGCCTTGCCTTGG from Devosia sp. A16 encodes the following:
- the cimA gene encoding citramalate synthase; its protein translation is MTAQAKERLYLFDTTLRDGAQTAGIEFSLEDKISVTALLERLGVDYIEGGYPGANVIDDQFFAESRTRDAIFTAFGMTKRAGRSVGNDPGVQATLNAVSDAACFVGKASAYQVKVALGISLEENLDNLRETIEATVAAGKQALVDCEHFFDGYKSDPDYALRFVRTALDAGARWVVLCDTNGGTMPSEVTEIVTEVSKVVPGDHLGIHAHDDTGQAVANTLAAVAAGVRQIQGTLNGIGERCGNANLVTIIPTLALKPGFAERFEIGVSSEQLADLTSISRAFDELLNRAPARQSPYVGTSAFATKAGIHASALAKDFSTYEHVPPELVGNERNIMVSQQAGKSNLLAALKRHGIELGKDDPRLERLLRTVKEREARGYSYDGADASFFILAHGVLGTLPEFFDVESYRTSVERRHNARGEQVVVTEAVVKIRIGDDLLMSVAEGNGPVNALDLAMRKDLGVFSARIADLELVDFKVRILDGGTGAVTRVLVESRDGTGERWYTIGVNTNIIDASFEALYESITYKLMKSEAA
- a CDS encoding LysM peptidoglycan-binding domain-containing protein — encoded protein: MSVEDETPALEAAVPASPLAEEPADAPEAGPGAAPELAVPAAGAPAGAPLVVANAEPATAQPPPPTIAAPVVLAPTIDAIELDGSKSFVSGSGPAGALMRLYADGRLIGESPVEEGRWLVEGSNLLDNPRRELRVEAIEPDTGKLLGVAAITVEIELPDGGAPPDERPEQTPELGSGVAPAPQADPAPPVATSPPEPAQPPATATPPDASAVADSAPAAEPGDQPLLVEEPEAEPEVAPIEPDLPPAPLPPLDSVLPQGESASVEILAPSTLQPTTLPSPTGTEQPSTITLPAPEAPALIAQFDAPEAAPTVAAGQPVTILRLLPFGDPDEGRYNVGKAIIRRGDTLWSIARRYYGHGIHYRTIFHANRELIRRPSRIFPGQIFELPLVTDD